CAGAGCGAGTACACCAAACACAACCAGCCCCATCTCATGCATCCGACCATCAATGACTACCGGCCCGTCACACTCCAGTCAGTGCAGAAGCGCAACCACCGGCACCCCAATAGGCGCAGCTTTCTAGACACCTTGCCGGATTGGATCGAGTTGATCGAGACATGCCGCTCTTGACTGCCACAGCCAACGACACGTAAAGGGCACGACTGAACCCGTCGAGCCAACTGACTCTTCATCGACTGTTCACCCGACATCTCCCCTGGCGTTCGATCATGGCAACTTCGCGCACCTACGTTATCGCTGTCGCGATAGATAGGCGCAGCCAGAGAACAACAAAGGAGGTCAGAAGGTATGAGTGAGGTGATGGGTGGAGACTGGGACCCGTTTGCGGTCCAAGATCATTCCAAGTTTCAATGGTTCCACTGGAAGTCAATTTTTACCACCTCGATGGGCGTATTTGCCGACGGATACGACCTCTCCTCGATCGGCATCGTACTGCCGCTCGTCCTCGCCTCCTTCGGCATCAAGTCGCTCGTCGGCATCGAGGCCTCTCTGCTCACGGCCTCAGCGCTGGGTGGTGCGGTGATCGGGGCGCTCATCTTTGGGTTACTCGCCAACAGGGGGCGCAAACGGTTCTACGGTCTCGATGTTGGTCTGATGACGCTCGGTGCACTCCTGCAGATCTTCGTCACTAACGTCCCGGAGCTGATCGCCGTCAGGCTGTTGTTAGGAATCGGAGTCGGCGCCGACTATGTCCTATCCCCCATGATCATGGGAGAACATGCGAACGCCAAGGACCGCGGAAAAACCATGTCCTTTGGCTTCGGACTGATGTGGGGTTTTGGTGCGGTGCTTTCCGCATTCCTGTACTTCGTCCTGCATGGCCTCGGCGTAGCACCAGAGCTGATCTGGCGCATTGTCCTCGGTTTCGGTTCGGTACCAACGCTCGCGGTCATCTATCTACGGCGCAAGATGCCAGAGACGGCACGGTTCCTTGGAAGGATCAAAGGAGACGCAAAAGCCACTGCGTCCGTGGTCACCCAGGCCTCGAGTGTCGCCACGATATCCGATTCCTTCGAGAATCTCAAAGACCCTCACGGCTTTGGCTTCTACTTTCGCCGTGAATGGAGAACCTTCCTTGGCGCATGCCTTTTATGGTTCCTCTTTGACATGGTCGCATACTCGAGCATTCTCTTTGGTCCCTCAGTCATCGCCAAGCACATCGGTCTTGGTCCCGATACCTTCCAGTTCCTCATGGAGGGCGCATTCACCATTCCAGGTGGAATCGTTGCTCTTCTGTTGATCGACAGGGCAGGTAGAAAACCACTACAGTTGCTGGGATTCATCGGCATGGCTGGAGCTCTCATCTCGTATGGCTTGGTTACCGGTGGAGGAGCATTGGCCGCTGCACCAGTGCTTGCCTTTGTTCTCTATGGCTCGCAGAACTTCTTCTCGCAAGCTGGCCCAGGGTCAGTAAGTGCATCTGGAGTCCTAGGGGTCGAGCTCGCGCCGACAAAGGTACGTGGAACGGTTCAAGCCCTCACCGTCGCCTCCGGTCGTCTTGGTGCAACCCTGACCGCCTTCGTCTTCCCCTTCCTCATCCGCGACTACGGTGAATCCTTTGCGGTGTACTTTCTCGCCGGGTTAGCGATCTTGGCGGCGGTCGTTACCCTCTGGGTCATACCCGAGACCAAGCGAAGGAGCCTCGAACAATCATCGGGTGAGGCGCACCTCGTCGAAGAGGAGAGGTTAGCAAAAGTGTCTGACTGATCGCACGGCAAGAGGGTCCGTCCGTCACCGGATTGCCTACTGATCGGTCATAGTGTCACTCCTCGGCTGAGGGAGCCGAGGAGTGATCTCTTTTGGGACACCTTTTTGAATGGTTATCGCGAATCCTTCGTCGCGAGCGATTGATCCTGCCAACCGTCCCAGAAAGTTCTGCCCGGTCGGCAAGCGGTCGAGTCGATCGCAGATCAAAACACCGAGAGCAATCCACATCGAGGGGCATGTCGGTTCATCCAAGGCTGGACAGATGCTCCCTGGTGACAGCATCTTCGAGCTTCAGATCCCATCATCGTCGATCCCCTAACACCACTGGCCAGCCATCAGGTAGCTCGATGATGTAGTACAATAATCACAGCGACCGATGCACCTATCTGGCATAGCTTTAGCGCATAACCGCTCGCCATTTCTAGTGATAGGGCGAGCGAGAAGACAAAGCTATCGATTCACAGGATGACCACGAAGGACGACCATGGCGACACTAATTAGAGTGCTTGGAGTAGTCCAAGGTGTTGGCTTTCGACCCTTCATCTACCAGCGGGCAGTTCAGCTCGGTTTTCGCGGATGGGTTCGCAATGACGGCTTAGGTGTCACCATCTACCTCAGCGAAGACGTCACCCACGACGAGGTGGTCTCCACACTGTTGGCAGATCCGCCACCCAGCGCTCGCATTGATACCGTTGGGGTCACAACGGTGACGCCGACACCGACTGAAGGCTTCCAGGTTCTGCACTCAGAGACGACGGGAACAAAACGAGCTGAGATCCCGACCGACTTGGCCATATGCGCTGACTGTCGAACGGAGCTCTTTGATCCGGCGGATCGGCGCTATCTCTATCCCTACATCAACTGCACAAACTGTGGACCACGATATTCGGTCGTCCAAGCCCTTCCTTATGACCGTCTCAACACGACAATGGCGCCCTGGCAACTCTGTGAGGCATGCCAACATGAGTACACCGATCCCTCTAACCGTCGCTTCCACGCTGAGCCAATCGCCTGTTCCGGCTGTGGTCCTACCTATCGTCTCATCACCAGCGACGCTAACGGGATGGCGCTTGAGGGTCAGCGGGCCATCAAACAGGCGGCCAC
This genomic window from Ferrimicrobium sp. contains:
- a CDS encoding MFS transporter, whose product is MSEVMGGDWDPFAVQDHSKFQWFHWKSIFTTSMGVFADGYDLSSIGIVLPLVLASFGIKSLVGIEASLLTASALGGAVIGALIFGLLANRGRKRFYGLDVGLMTLGALLQIFVTNVPELIAVRLLLGIGVGADYVLSPMIMGEHANAKDRGKTMSFGFGLMWGFGAVLSAFLYFVLHGLGVAPELIWRIVLGFGSVPTLAVIYLRRKMPETARFLGRIKGDAKATASVVTQASSVATISDSFENLKDPHGFGFYFRREWRTFLGACLLWFLFDMVAYSSILFGPSVIAKHIGLGPDTFQFLMEGAFTIPGGIVALLLIDRAGRKPLQLLGFIGMAGALISYGLVTGGGALAAAPVLAFVLYGSQNFFSQAGPGSVSASGVLGVELAPTKVRGTVQALTVASGRLGATLTAFVFPFLIRDYGESFAVYFLAGLAILAAVVTLWVIPETKRRSLEQSSGEAHLVEEERLAKVSD